One region of uncultured Methanolobus sp. genomic DNA includes:
- a CDS encoding class I SAM-dependent methyltransferase: protein MSKHENPWIDVEGEDIPATITLDPVIFRYTSPNAHILDVACATGNVSIELASHGFPVTSIDINHDALEMTARAAIKNEILITPAFARATAVALPFADESFDVVIMQAFLTVVVSKEDRSKIVREACRVLKPDGYLYIADFGQTWHSEIYRKRYLRDLPVTKEEGSFLVYDEKTGELAYTAHHFTEKELVYLLIENGFEVEFFKRDTFVTRTGNRVNGFVVVGKKRKKIRNQ, encoded by the coding sequence ATGAGCAAACATGAAAACCCGTGGATTGATGTTGAAGGCGAGGACATTCCGGCGACAATCACACTTGATCCGGTTATCTTCAGGTACACATCACCCAATGCCCATATTCTTGATGTTGCATGTGCCACTGGAAATGTGAGCATTGAGCTGGCTTCACATGGCTTTCCGGTCACAAGCATCGACATTAACCACGATGCTCTGGAGATGACTGCAAGAGCTGCCATAAAAAATGAAATCCTGATAACTCCTGCATTTGCAAGGGCCACAGCCGTTGCTCTTCCATTTGCAGACGAAAGTTTTGATGTTGTTATAATGCAGGCTTTCCTCACGGTTGTAGTTTCAAAAGAAGACCGCTCAAAAATCGTCCGTGAAGCCTGTCGTGTCCTTAAACCGGATGGTTATCTCTATATTGCTGATTTCGGACAGACGTGGCATTCTGAAATATATCGTAAACGTTACCTCAGGGATCTGCCCGTGACAAAGGAAGAGGGTTCATTTTTAGTCTATGATGAGAAGACCGGGGAACTTGCTTATACTGCTCATCATTTTACTGAGAAAGAACTGGTGTACTTGTTGATTGAGAATGGGTTTGAGGTTGAGTTTTTCAAAAGGGATACTTTTGTGACAAGGACTGGAAATCGGGTTAATGGGTTTGTTGTGGTTGGGAAAAAGAGAAAGAAGATAAGAAACCAATAA